The DNA region TCCTAATAGAGGAACTCAATGCCACCTGTGAGCTGTGAGGCTGATTGTCCCCTTTCTCCCCAAAATGAAAAATGACCCTTCCCTTAGTGTCACCCAGCGTCAACATGGGCTCAGTCTTGTTTTTTCCTCAATAACCTTTCCTTCCTGGGTTGTTTCCAAAAACACTCACCATGTTCTATCACATCGTgggaaaatactttgaaatatatAACTCAGAgaaaagaactatttttttttttttaatgtggcctgAGGGCTCTTACCATACCTGGAAAATTCAGTGCTAACTCCTTAACACAGTTTAAGAGCCAACCAGGGTTCAAATAACGCTGGTCTGTTTCAGTCAGAGTTGTTTTCTTATAGGAAAAGCAAACGTGTAGAAATAAGTTGCCCATATACAGAAAAACTTGCATCGATTTTGAAGATACATTCTGAGGACAAGATAGCAGTACTGTGACAGCTTTATTTATGTCATTTTAATGAACAGCAGTGCTTTAGCCATCAGCACTTGAAACTGGTGATTTTCCCTTAATGccatttttcttgcctttctcctcttcctcctcctcctctcttcacCTGACATATCTTATTCACCAAACCTACCCAAAGCATTCAGGCATATTATTTACTTCCTGAGAAAAATGGCTCAATGTTTGTTCCGCTAGCGGTGGGAAAATAATGCATCTATCTACCTGTGTGCTTTTGTGAGTAGGAAGTTAGTGCGGCTGCAGCCCCTCCCAGCTGGCACCCCCAGCCCGGCTATAAACAAAGCCCTCCTTGCCGCCCACCCGCCCTCAGCCAGCCCTGGACGTCCCAGCTGCAGCCCCCTCGGTGACATGAAGCAATTCCTTGCTCCATCCACTCTTCTCCTTGTGGTTCTGCTCTTTCCAGGTAAATCAGAAACGGGACCTGGGCCTGAGGGCTGGGATCTCTCTGAGATGGTCATTTCCAGGGTAGGAGTCCCCTGGGCCTTGAGCAACCCAGCTCTGGGAGCCCGTCTCCTGGCGGGTTGCTCAGCAGGTATCTCTGCCTGAGTTTGTGAacaacactttttctttttcttttttttggtgcgccctgaagcttgtgggatcttcccagaccagggatcaaacccatacccctgcattggaaggcggagtcttaactactggacctccaggggagtCCTGTCAATGACACTCTGAAGGGGCTGGTGGCGCAGCTTCCAGGAGAGAGGCTCCCAGTGCTGACTGTGCTTTCTCATCCTTTTAGCATCCCTTACAGAGAAGGGCAGTGTGTGTCAGGAAGGACCTTGACATTCAGGGGGTCTCCACGACTACCTTGGTGACAGCCTGGCGGCTGCTCAGCTTGACTTCCACGGGGACTCAGGCTCCCCCACTTCCCATTTCAGACATCGCTCATCTTTGTCTCTGCCTCTCACGCACACAGGTCACATTTGCCCCTCTTCCGGCCCACTCCACCCATCCTCCCCTTTCGGAATCTGCAGCTTTATTGAGGTGTGGTCCTCACACAGGGCGCTGAACCTACTTACCGTGCACATTGTGATGAGTTTGGATGTGTGCAAACACCCGTGGCCCTGTCCCCATGGCCAAGGGGACAGATGCCTCCGTGCCTCCCAGAGCTTCTGTGTCGCTCTCTGTGCCGTCGTTTTCCTGTGGTTACAACGCTTAACATGAGATCTTCCcacccagcaaatttggaagctcACAGGCCGTACTGTCACCTAAGCTGGACCGTGGGCCTGGGACACGTCTGTCCTGCGTGACCACTGATGGATGATCCCCTGCCCCTCTCACTTCCACTCTTCGCTCGTCTCTTGGAGCATAAGCCCCTCACTCTCCTGGGTCTGTGAACATTCTCTGCTGTGTGTTTACCCTGAAACAGGACTTTCCGGAGTCACACATGCTAACCACCAGGACCCCGAGGGTCCCAGGAAGCAAGAAGAATCCCCGGGACGGGGAACAAACAGGTCTCACCCACTTCACTACCAAGTAAAGCGCTACCTCGGGCCTCGCCAGCCCCCCTTCCCAGGTAAGTGACAGAGCCCAGGATGGGTCGGTCCATGGGCAGGACCTTCAGAGGAAGAATGGATGGGAGGTGACTGTGGGGGCAGGTGGGCTGAGCGGTGGAGTGTCCTGAGACAATACGTGCATGACTGAGTCTGCTCTGCCTGTGGGGAAGGTTAGGGAGGGGTATGACAGCCCCCCGGGGCAGGACCCCCGAAGGTCTCGTGAAACGTGGGAGCATCAAGCAAAGAGAGTGGAAGGAGAGTGCAACACAGCAGGTTTGGAGACTGACTGTGATGCTCTCAGAGTGGTCCACAGACTGTGATCTGCCTGCTGGAGATTCCGGACCACATGATTTCTGTGTCCCCGCTGTGCTTTCCCTATGTCTCCAAGGTCACATGCAAACTTGTGGAGAATGTAAACCTGAGCAGAGAATTAGAGATCAACTGCCACGTTCGCTATGTAAAGCCCAACACGCAGAGCAGGACTTAGCATGTTACAGGTTCTCAGTGTTGATGCCTTGAGTCACTACTCAGGTGAATTGGTTTTGCTTCATGAAAACAGTGCTCAGTGGACAAAATATTGTTATAAACTTGCCTTTATTGTACAGGAGATTCA from Dama dama isolate Ldn47 chromosome 32, ASM3311817v1, whole genome shotgun sequence includes:
- the LOC133050394 gene encoding sperm-associated antigen 11B-like, translated to MKQFLAPSTLLLVVLLFPGLSGVTHANHQDPEGPRKQEESPGRGTNRSHPLHYQVKRYLGPRQPPFPDADSGFKVVRCTKGNSKCQKFCNYMEFQLGYCSKKKDACCLPLN